In bacterium, one DNA window encodes the following:
- a CDS encoding type II toxin-antitoxin system VapC family toxin, whose amino-acid sequence MILLDTHIWIWFADESEQLTEKHKQVIEQHRADGLGVSVISCWEVAKLVEYNRLKLACPIEEWMEVATTLPDIQLIELTPRIAIASTKLPGNFHRDPADQIIVATAQVYNLGLLTIDERILKYDHVLTL is encoded by the coding sequence TTGATATTGTTAGATACACACATTTGGATCTGGTTTGCAGATGAAAGTGAGCAACTTACTGAAAAGCACAAACAAGTTATAGAACAGCATAGGGCAGACGGTTTAGGTGTGAGTGTCATATCATGTTGGGAAGTTGCTAAATTGGTAGAGTATAATAGGCTGAAATTGGCATGTCCAATTGAAGAGTGGATGGAAGTCGCAACAACCTTGCCAGACATACAGTTAATCGAACTAACGCCCAGAATTGCAATAGCATCAACAAAACTACCCGGCAATTTCCATCGTGATCCAGCCGACCAGATTATTGTTGCTACGGCTCAAGTTTACAATCTTGGATTACTGACAATAGACGAAAGGATATTAAAATACGATCATGTTCTTACATTATGA
- a CDS encoding Gfo/Idh/MocA family oxidoreductase produces the protein MDKYKVGIIGCGRVASILEHDKLRGHPCTHAGAYAAVDKTEIVAACDINEDRLRCFGEEWGVKALYQDYRKMLEREDLDIVSVCTWGDTHAEITIAAAEAGVKGIICEKPIALSLIEADQMIKTAKRCNTALVINHERRWSANYHQAKRLIEEGVIGELALINANALGGGYGCVWNSESSPVILEDYTLVRDGTHLMDMLTFFAGEPAWVSGFVEMKPHETGVFVSNVAHGIIYFKNGVIASVEGSGGREYFNFELDIQGSRGRILIGNESLAMWETDVSPRYEGFWELAERPFPDPARQKNIFIGGVEDVIECIETGKESISSGHEARLALEMIMAIYESARQDGLKVKIPLTVRSSPLETMRNKG, from the coding sequence ATGGATAAATATAAAGTAGGCATTATTGGCTGCGGTCGGGTGGCCAGTATCTTAGAGCACGACAAGTTGAGAGGGCATCCCTGCACCCATGCGGGGGCTTATGCCGCCGTTGACAAAACTGAAATAGTCGCCGCCTGTGATATAAATGAGGACAGGCTTCGTTGTTTTGGAGAAGAATGGGGGGTTAAGGCCCTTTATCAAGACTACCGTAAGATGCTTGAGCGCGAAGACCTGGATATAGTCAGTGTTTGCACCTGGGGTGACACTCATGCTGAAATAACCATCGCCGCCGCCGAAGCCGGAGTAAAGGGTATCATTTGTGAAAAACCAATCGCCCTTTCACTAATTGAGGCCGATCAGATGATCAAGACGGCCAAGAGATGTAATACCGCCTTAGTTATTAACCACGAACGAAGATGGAGCGCCAACTATCACCAGGCCAAAAGATTGATTGAAGAGGGAGTAATTGGGGAGTTAGCGCTCATAAATGCCAATGCCTTGGGGGGCGGCTATGGATGTGTTTGGAATAGTGAATCATCCCCGGTGATCTTAGAGGACTATACCCTTGTCCGTGACGGAACTCATCTAATGGATATGCTCACCTTCTTTGCCGGAGAACCGGCTTGGGTTTCAGGATTTGTGGAGATGAAGCCGCATGAAACAGGCGTTTTTGTCTCAAATGTCGCCCATGGGATTATTTATTTTAAAAACGGTGTAATAGCTTCGGTTGAGGGTAGCGGAGGCAGAGAGTATTTTAACTTTGAGCTGGACATTCAGGGTTCAAGAGGCAGGATCTTGATCGGTAATGAGTCCCTGGCTATGTGGGAAACAGACGTCAGTCCCAGGTATGAAGGCTTTTGGGAATTAGCCGAAAGGCCTTTCCCTGACCCAGCCAGACAAAAAAATATCTTTATTGGCGGGGTGGAAGATGTAATTGAATGTATCGAGACAGGTAAAGAGAGTATCTCCAGCGGCCATGAAGCCCGGCTGGCCCTGGAAATGATTATGGCTATTTATGAATCGGCCAGACAGGATGGCCTGAAGGTAAAAATACCCTTAACTGTTCGCTCTTCACCCCTTGAAACTATGAGGAACAAAGGATAG